A stretch of bacterium DNA encodes these proteins:
- a CDS encoding SDR family oxidoreductase → MAGMDAFEGRNVLITGAADGIGAALAAALEAAGASVFLADINAEKLAATAERLGCPSAVCDVTDEAAVEAVVEQAWEALGSVDLLCANAGVIVPGSILDLPRSEFDFCFGVNVHGVLNAVRPQVRKLRESGRTGTFLLTGSEHSLSMPSYLRPVPMHVYTMTKHSVLAIGEALRAELGPEGHGVSVLCPGPVQSGLAENSTAARPESLGDPAAIDFSKVDPDAVQELMAAYISSDAAAATALRGLRAGAFVIPTHAFQKDDVEARYRETIAGFDLVE, encoded by the coding sequence ATGGCAGGAATGGACGCCTTCGAAGGCAGGAACGTGCTGATCACGGGCGCGGCGGACGGGATCGGTGCGGCGCTGGCGGCGGCGCTCGAGGCCGCCGGCGCGAGCGTCTTCCTCGCGGACATCAACGCGGAGAAGCTCGCCGCGACGGCAGAGCGCCTCGGTTGTCCGAGCGCGGTCTGCGACGTGACCGACGAGGCGGCGGTCGAAGCCGTCGTCGAGCAGGCGTGGGAGGCGCTGGGCTCCGTCGATCTGCTCTGCGCGAACGCCGGGGTGATCGTGCCGGGATCGATTCTCGACCTACCGCGGAGCGAGTTCGACTTCTGCTTCGGCGTGAACGTCCACGGCGTGCTCAACGCCGTTCGCCCGCAGGTGCGCAAGCTTCGCGAGAGCGGGCGAACCGGGACGTTCCTGCTGACCGGTTCGGAGCACAGCCTCTCGATGCCGTCGTACCTGCGCCCGGTCCCGATGCACGTCTACACGATGACGAAGCACTCGGTTCTCGCGATCGGGGAAGCGCTTCGCGCGGAGCTCGGTCCGGAAGGGCACGGCGTTTCCGTGCTGTGCCCGGGGCCGGTGCAGAGCGGTCTGGCGGAGAACTCGACCGCCGCGCGGCCGGAGTCGCTCGGCGATCCTGCGGCGATCGACTTCTCGAAGGTGGATCCGGACGCGGTCCAGGAGCTGATGGCGGCCTACATCTCGTCGGACGCAGCCGCCGCGACGGCGCTCCGCGGTCTGCGTGCCGGAGCCTTCGTGATCCCGACCCACGCCTTCCAGAAGGACGACGTCGAGGCCCGCTATCGGGAAACGATCGCCGGATTCGATCTGGTCGAGTAG
- a CDS encoding D-2-hydroxyacid dehydrogenase encodes MSGDALVACIHHPVDPDLDLVREVAGATARPLDVRALPLRESVKLRMARSSPPVAEALLATAPTPSAEVLEAWSEAEVVCSLDLPTSWIEAMPRLRLVQAYSAGLEQFPLAALAARGIRLANAAGAGAPAIAEFVFGRLVEVFRNLREIEAMQRERAFHRPGGRTLAGKTLGIVGLGAIGAAIATLARAFDMKTIATRRSARPGDTSDLVDALHGPDGLMDLLAASDVVVLCAPATAETTDLLDAAAFAAMKEGAVLCNVARGALVDEGALAAGLESGRLGAAILDVTRTEPLPKDDPLWDAPNLYLSPHSSIPPDAYDPRLLALFARNLRAYAAGEALENEVDLGSSAS; translated from the coding sequence ATGAGCGGAGACGCCCTCGTCGCCTGCATCCATCATCCGGTGGACCCGGATCTCGATCTCGTACGCGAGGTCGCCGGCGCGACGGCGCGCCCCCTCGACGTGCGCGCGCTGCCCCTTCGCGAGAGCGTGAAGCTTCGCATGGCGCGCTCCTCGCCGCCGGTCGCCGAGGCGCTCCTCGCGACGGCGCCAACGCCCTCGGCCGAGGTGCTCGAAGCGTGGTCCGAGGCGGAGGTGGTCTGCTCCCTCGACCTGCCTACGTCGTGGATCGAGGCGATGCCGAGGCTGCGACTCGTCCAGGCCTACAGTGCCGGTCTCGAGCAGTTCCCGCTCGCGGCCCTCGCGGCGCGCGGAATCCGACTCGCGAACGCCGCCGGCGCCGGCGCGCCGGCGATCGCCGAGTTCGTGTTCGGTCGCCTCGTCGAGGTCTTCCGGAACCTGCGGGAGATCGAGGCGATGCAGCGCGAGCGCGCGTTCCACCGCCCCGGCGGCCGTACCCTCGCCGGCAAGACGCTCGGGATCGTGGGCCTCGGCGCCATCGGCGCGGCGATCGCTACGCTCGCGCGGGCCTTCGACATGAAGACGATCGCGACGCGGCGGTCCGCCCGGCCGGGCGATACGTCGGACCTCGTCGATGCGCTCCACGGGCCCGACGGCCTCATGGATCTGCTCGCCGCCTCGGACGTGGTCGTGCTCTGCGCGCCGGCGACGGCGGAGACCACGGATCTCCTCGACGCGGCGGCCTTCGCCGCGATGAAGGAGGGCGCCGTCCTCTGCAACGTCGCGCGAGGAGCGCTCGTCGACGAAGGAGCCCTCGCCGCGGGTCTCGAATCCGGGCGACTCGGCGCGGCGATCCTCGACGTCACGCGCACGGAGCCGCTCCCGAAGGACGACCCGCTCTGGGACGCGCCGAACCTCTACCTCTCCCCCCACTCGTCGATCCCGCCCGACGCCTACGACCCGCGCCTGCTCGCGCTCTTCGCCCGGAATCTGCGCGCGTACGCGGCCGGGGAAGCGCTCGAGAACGAGGTCGACCTCGGATCATCCGCTTCGTGA
- a CDS encoding MFS transporter, whose translation MSEHAPTNHARVPIALLLAYAAPMIPINFALVLFMSYISNYAIDVLLVPPAAMGMIFMAGRLWDGVTDPVAGIWSDRTRHRLGRRRPWILASALPIAVFGWMSWSAPAELSQTALIVWMIVAVFGFNAAMTFFLTPHQALGAELTLDHHQVSQIFAFRQAAGYVGMIGCLVYAIEYLMTSPEPRADASELALWAGAAIVVLVGASTFLLREPAGNRRRETKPITSVASDVWRNHHARLLLVMIFIEHTGSGASMVLSPFTYKYVLQAPHAIGEIFMFYVGSSLVSLVVWVPLSRRIGKKTTWLIGLAAGMTGYLMIFDLSAGAITYMKAAVVLTGACSANATVLGSSILADVIDADELETGERKEGAYYSAYTFLYKTSSGIMAGITGLALGYVGFAPGADQPESVQLLIRSLHGLVPAGTMLVGAIILTRFTLDEAMHAEIRAKLDARRASGAD comes from the coding sequence ATGAGCGAGCACGCCCCGACGAACCACGCGCGCGTCCCGATCGCCCTCCTGCTGGCCTACGCCGCACCGATGATCCCGATCAACTTCGCCCTCGTGCTCTTCATGTCGTACATCAGCAACTACGCGATCGACGTATTGCTGGTTCCCCCCGCCGCGATGGGCATGATCTTCATGGCCGGGCGCCTCTGGGACGGGGTGACCGACCCCGTCGCGGGCATCTGGAGCGACCGCACACGGCACCGGTTGGGACGAAGACGACCGTGGATCCTCGCGTCGGCGCTCCCGATCGCGGTCTTCGGATGGATGTCCTGGTCCGCGCCCGCCGAGCTCTCGCAGACGGCGTTGATCGTCTGGATGATCGTCGCGGTCTTCGGGTTCAACGCCGCGATGACCTTCTTTCTCACGCCCCACCAGGCGCTCGGCGCGGAGCTCACCCTCGACCATCACCAGGTCTCGCAGATCTTCGCGTTCCGGCAGGCGGCCGGCTACGTCGGGATGATCGGCTGCCTCGTCTACGCGATCGAGTACCTGATGACCTCCCCGGAGCCGAGGGCGGACGCGTCGGAGCTCGCGCTCTGGGCGGGCGCCGCAATCGTCGTCCTGGTCGGGGCCTCCACGTTCCTGCTGCGCGAGCCGGCGGGCAACCGCCGGCGGGAGACGAAGCCGATCACGAGCGTCGCGTCGGACGTCTGGCGCAACCACCACGCACGCCTGCTGCTCGTCATGATCTTCATCGAGCACACCGGCTCCGGCGCCTCGATGGTTCTCTCGCCCTTCACCTACAAGTACGTACTCCAGGCGCCCCACGCGATCGGCGAGATCTTCATGTTCTACGTCGGGTCTTCGCTGGTCTCCCTCGTCGTCTGGGTTCCGCTCTCGCGCCGGATCGGCAAGAAGACGACCTGGTTGATCGGGCTCGCGGCGGGCATGACGGGCTATCTGATGATCTTCGACCTGAGTGCCGGCGCGATCACGTACATGAAGGCGGCGGTCGTGCTGACCGGGGCCTGCAGCGCGAACGCGACGGTCCTCGGTTCGTCCATCCTGGCCGACGTGATCGACGCGGACGAGCTCGAGACGGGTGAGCGCAAAGAAGGCGCCTACTACTCCGCCTACACGTTCCTGTACAAGACCTCGAGCGGAATCATGGCCGGCATCACGGGCCTGGCCCTCGGCTACGTCGGGTTCGCTCCCGGCGCCGACCAGCCCGAGTCGGTGCAGCTCCTGATCCGCTCGCTCCACGGCCTCGTGCCCGCCGGCACGATGCTGGTCGGAGCGATCATCCTGACCCGGTTCACGCTCGACGAGGCGATGCACGCGGAGATCCGCGCGAAGCTCGATGCGCGGCGAGCGAGCGGGGCCGACTAG
- a CDS encoding cytochrome P450, which translates to MELDPIPHAVSDDPHPVYRLLREEHPVHHVQDRDLWILSRHEDILGAIKAPEAFSSGAGVVPSGFKPEQPTLIALDPPEHTNMRKAVMRAFTPRRMDAMADRVRGFATELFDRLEAEAAPGGAVDAFDGYTDPLPIYVMAELLGVDATERPMFKRCGDAIVYSSGADPETLFAAQRELTDYLRTVFEDRKREPRDDLISLLLTASEEGRALADDELLGLCFLLLVAGTETTTSALGNAMLLFERHRDARKRLVEDPSLIPAAVEEVLRYDSPVQGLSRVTTRDVEIRDRVIPKGARVHLLYASANRDPRVFADPDRFDITRTPNNHLAFGFGIHFCLGASLARLELRIGIETLLERAPDYRLDLAGLDRLPSDTNRGFSRLPTVLRPGG; encoded by the coding sequence ATGGAGCTCGACCCGATTCCGCACGCCGTGAGCGACGATCCGCATCCGGTCTACCGCCTGCTGCGCGAGGAGCATCCGGTGCACCACGTGCAGGACCGGGACCTCTGGATCCTCTCCCGTCACGAAGACATCCTCGGCGCGATCAAGGCGCCGGAGGCCTTCTCGTCCGGTGCAGGCGTCGTCCCGTCGGGATTCAAGCCCGAGCAACCGACGCTGATCGCCCTCGACCCGCCGGAGCATACGAACATGCGCAAGGCCGTGATGCGCGCGTTCACGCCGCGGCGCATGGACGCGATGGCCGACCGCGTGCGCGGATTCGCGACGGAACTCTTCGATCGCCTCGAGGCAGAGGCGGCGCCGGGTGGCGCGGTCGACGCCTTCGACGGGTACACGGACCCGCTGCCGATCTACGTGATGGCGGAGCTCCTCGGCGTGGACGCGACGGAGCGGCCGATGTTCAAGCGGTGTGGCGACGCGATCGTGTACTCGAGCGGCGCCGATCCCGAAACGCTCTTCGCGGCGCAGCGGGAGCTGACCGACTACCTCCGGACCGTCTTCGAGGACCGCAAGCGCGAGCCCCGGGACGACCTGATCAGCCTCCTCCTGACCGCTTCCGAGGAGGGTCGAGCGCTCGCCGACGACGAGCTCCTCGGCCTCTGCTTCCTCCTGCTCGTCGCGGGCACCGAGACGACGACCTCCGCGCTCGGCAACGCGATGCTCCTCTTCGAGCGCCACCGCGACGCGCGGAAACGCCTGGTCGAAGATCCCTCGCTCATCCCCGCCGCCGTGGAAGAGGTCCTTCGCTACGACTCGCCGGTCCAGGGCCTCTCGCGGGTCACGACCCGGGACGTCGAGATCCGGGACCGGGTCATTCCGAAGGGTGCGCGCGTCCACCTTCTCTATGCGTCGGCGAACCGTGATCCTCGCGTCTTCGCGGACCCGGATCGCTTCGACATCACGCGAACCCCGAACAACCACCTCGCCTTCGGATTCGGCATCCATTTCTGCCTGGGCGCGAGCCTCGCGCGACTCGAGCTCCGGATCGGGATCGAGACCCTGCTCGAGCGGGCTCCGGACTACCGCCTCGACCTCGCAGGTCTGGACCGCCTGCCTTCGGACACCAACCGCGGCTTCTCCCGGCTACCGACGGTTCTTCGACCGGGCGGCTAG
- a CDS encoding LLM class flavin-dependent oxidoreductase, protein MAMKIGLCFPYTQESLDRETTLAWFKRVDEGPFSTLSCGERMIGTSVDMMALMGAAAAMTSRVRIVPTLYVLPMHPAVKVAKHAATLDMIAGGRVSITVGVGGRVWDYQCMEKEPVGRYARMDEQVEQIRRVWAGEIPVEGGEPIGPALVKPGGPPILAGVMGPKSTARAAKWADGVYSWSGNGVPEEMKTQQERVLEEWEKAGREEAPERVAGFWCSSAPNADEKLKNYVFKYLKVLGEQPAKTLAGMCDRSTPDAIMASLDAYEALGIEECWLNTATAEMSEIDGIEEIIAKRG, encoded by the coding sequence ATGGCCATGAAGATCGGCCTCTGCTTCCCCTACACACAGGAATCGCTCGATCGCGAGACGACGCTCGCGTGGTTCAAGCGCGTCGACGAGGGCCCGTTCTCCACGCTCTCCTGCGGCGAACGGATGATCGGGACGAGCGTCGACATGATGGCGCTGATGGGCGCCGCCGCGGCGATGACCTCTCGCGTGCGGATCGTGCCGACGCTCTACGTCCTCCCCATGCACCCGGCGGTGAAGGTCGCGAAGCATGCGGCGACCCTGGACATGATCGCGGGTGGACGCGTGTCGATCACCGTCGGCGTGGGCGGTCGCGTCTGGGACTATCAGTGCATGGAGAAGGAGCCGGTCGGCCGATACGCCCGGATGGACGAGCAGGTCGAGCAGATCCGTCGCGTCTGGGCCGGGGAGATTCCGGTCGAAGGCGGCGAGCCGATCGGCCCGGCCCTGGTGAAGCCCGGGGGTCCGCCGATCCTCGCCGGCGTGATGGGGCCGAAGTCGACCGCGCGCGCCGCGAAGTGGGCCGACGGCGTCTACTCATGGTCCGGGAACGGCGTCCCCGAAGAGATGAAGACCCAGCAGGAGCGCGTCCTCGAGGAGTGGGAGAAGGCCGGTCGCGAAGAGGCGCCGGAGCGCGTGGCCGGGTTCTGGTGTTCGAGCGCCCCGAATGCCGACGAGAAGCTCAAGAACTACGTCTTCAAGTATCTCAAGGTCCTGGGCGAGCAGCCGGCAAAGACCCTCGCAGGCATGTGCGATCGGTCGACCCCCGACGCGATCATGGCCAGCCTCGACGCCTACGAAGCGCTGGGCATCGAAGAGTGCTGGCTCAATACGGCGACCGCGGAGATGTCCGAGATCGACGGGATCGAGGAGATCATCGCGAAGCGCGGCTAG
- a CDS encoding MFS transporter encodes MTTRAARLVTMRAALVVFGCMLCQMGAGFFYASRALSGDVVEDLGWTRTMWASGMSPMLVVSSVSQAFVGAACARFGVRPVVVASLLCLAVSVVTFSTMQNLIQFYAAMMILALANAGIGDVSIGSVITKWFSKRRSLALGFAMAGSNVGSIVFLGALGLTIDDAGWRETALTVGLGGVAVILPAAVAFVRDPRPGEGEAPQDEATSESGQALPSLGYGEILRRPAFWILFYSLFCYSLVQLGLYDQFVLYLTDLGYEKQEAYGALGLAVGAGIAAKLGAGAVGQLVPARVAFLVNTGLLAMSLILVPFAVSPLVLTAFSICFGLSTSSRDVFLPLAVADAFGTRSFARVYGLMMLAFVPGGALGPVVLAEAHRLFGDYRPGFAGCIALVVLASLALGWLARHAPRRG; translated from the coding sequence GTGACGACGCGTGCCGCGCGCCTCGTGACGATGCGTGCCGCGCTCGTCGTCTTCGGGTGCATGCTCTGTCAGATGGGGGCGGGGTTCTTCTACGCGAGCCGCGCGTTGTCGGGCGACGTGGTGGAGGATCTCGGCTGGACGCGGACGATGTGGGCGAGCGGGATGTCGCCGATGCTGGTCGTATCGTCGGTCAGCCAGGCATTCGTCGGCGCCGCCTGCGCGCGCTTCGGGGTCCGCCCGGTCGTCGTCGCCTCGCTCCTCTGCCTCGCGGTGAGCGTCGTGACCTTCTCGACGATGCAGAACCTGATCCAGTTCTACGCGGCCATGATGATCCTGGCGCTCGCGAACGCCGGGATCGGCGACGTCTCGATCGGCAGCGTCATCACGAAGTGGTTCTCGAAGCGGCGGAGCCTCGCGTTGGGCTTCGCGATGGCCGGATCCAACGTCGGCTCGATCGTCTTCCTCGGCGCTCTCGGGCTCACCATCGACGATGCGGGTTGGCGCGAGACCGCGCTCACGGTCGGACTCGGAGGCGTGGCCGTGATCCTGCCGGCCGCCGTCGCCTTCGTGCGGGATCCGCGTCCCGGAGAAGGAGAGGCGCCCCAGGACGAAGCGACCTCCGAATCCGGGCAGGCCCTCCCGAGCCTCGGCTACGGCGAGATCCTCCGACGGCCCGCCTTCTGGATCCTCTTCTATTCGCTCTTCTGCTACTCGCTGGTCCAGCTCGGGCTCTACGACCAGTTCGTCCTCTATCTGACCGATCTCGGCTACGAGAAGCAGGAGGCGTATGGCGCCCTCGGTCTCGCCGTCGGAGCGGGGATCGCCGCGAAGCTCGGCGCCGGCGCGGTCGGTCAGCTCGTCCCGGCTCGCGTCGCCTTCCTCGTGAATACCGGGCTGCTCGCGATGAGTCTGATCCTCGTTCCCTTCGCGGTCAGCCCGCTCGTCCTCACGGCCTTCAGCATCTGCTTCGGCCTCTCGACCTCATCGCGGGACGTGTTCCTGCCGCTGGCGGTCGCGGACGCCTTCGGCACCCGGAGCTTCGCCCGGGTCTACGGGCTGATGATGCTCGCGTTCGTGCCGGGCGGCGCCCTCGGTCCCGTCGTCCTCGCGGAGGCGCACCGTCTCTTCGGGGACTATCGACCGGGCTTCGCGGGCTGCATCGCGCTCGTCGTCCTCGCCTCACTCGCGCTCGGCTGGCTCGCGCGCCACGCGCCGCGGCGAGGCTAG
- a CDS encoding cytochrome P450, giving the protein MGSEPATIPIDDPAYWQDGHRFLREARERHPVAIASTGEPIVLRYADVERHASDHRNLSNALAFVESQVEDGPLVEWWRRMLTNLNGPPHRRLRSLVNRAFTPRSADAKRARIRRLTDELLAPHRESGRLDVIGDFSHDLPIRLICETLGVPDEHQAAFSVWSTDLGSALSSVLTPDLRARGEAAATELSQAVLDLIRLRRRRPTDDLLSDLIRAAGELDEGFGDDDLVVLVINLIFGGHDSSRSMLAVAVALLVRHDAELARLRADPRLAASAGDELLRFEPIVPVLAREATEPFSIEGVEIEAEQPFLLSILSANRDPAVFSEPDRLDVGRRGAHSFSFGWGAHRCLGAAFALAEIQEVLPVFFERLQEIELVETPPRWVPFSNLRRLESLEIRFAPH; this is encoded by the coding sequence ATGGGCTCCGAACCGGCGACGATTCCCATCGACGATCCGGCGTACTGGCAGGACGGCCACCGCTTCCTGCGCGAAGCGCGCGAGCGGCATCCGGTGGCGATCGCCTCGACCGGAGAGCCCATCGTGCTTCGCTACGCGGACGTGGAGCGCCACGCCAGCGATCACCGCAACCTGAGCAACGCCCTCGCGTTCGTCGAGTCCCAGGTCGAGGACGGCCCGCTCGTCGAGTGGTGGCGGCGGATGCTCACGAACCTGAACGGGCCGCCCCATCGTCGTCTGCGCAGCCTCGTGAATCGGGCCTTCACGCCGCGATCCGCCGACGCGAAGCGTGCACGGATCCGCAGGTTGACCGACGAGCTGCTCGCGCCGCACCGGGAATCCGGGCGCCTCGACGTGATCGGCGACTTCTCCCACGATCTGCCGATCCGGCTGATCTGCGAGACCCTCGGCGTCCCCGACGAACACCAGGCCGCGTTCTCGGTCTGGTCGACGGACCTGGGCAGCGCGCTCTCGAGCGTGCTCACCCCCGATCTCCGCGCGCGGGGAGAGGCTGCGGCGACGGAGCTGTCCCAGGCGGTGCTCGACCTGATTCGTCTGCGGCGGCGAAGGCCGACCGACGACCTGCTCTCGGACCTGATTCGTGCCGCGGGCGAGCTGGACGAAGGATTCGGGGACGACGACCTCGTGGTGCTCGTGATCAACCTGATCTTCGGAGGCCACGACAGCTCGCGGAGCATGCTCGCGGTCGCGGTCGCGCTCCTCGTCCGCCACGACGCCGAGCTCGCCCGGCTTCGCGCGGACCCCAGGCTCGCCGCTTCGGCGGGGGACGAGCTCCTTCGCTTCGAGCCGATCGTCCCGGTGCTCGCGCGGGAGGCGACGGAACCCTTCTCGATCGAGGGCGTCGAGATCGAGGCGGAGCAGCCCTTCCTCCTCTCGATCCTCTCCGCGAACCGGGATCCGGCCGTCTTCTCCGAGCCGGACCGCCTCGACGTCGGTCGACGGGGCGCCCACTCCTTCAGCTTCGGCTGGGGGGCGCATCGCTGTCTGGGCGCCGCCTTCGCGCTGGCCGAAATCCAGGAGGTCCTGCCGGTGTTCTTCGAGCGCCTCCAGGAGATCGAGCTCGTGGAGACGCCGCCGCGCTGGGTGCCCTTCTCGAACCTTCGTCGTCTCGAGTCGCTCGAGATCCGCTTCGCCCCGCATTAG
- a CDS encoding alpha-hydroxy-acid oxidizing protein has protein sequence MDLADLEAEAKAAIESTFYDYIAGGAEDELTLDDNEAAWARIRLRPKVLRDVRTIDTSTTVLGAKVASPVGVAPMAMQHKANEAGPVATARGCAATDTLFCMGLFGAGSAKEVAAVPGDAPKWLQVYVMADRERSVDAIARSAEQGYQAVVITVDVARQGNRRRDARNRWTFHQADGQVEDPNELFDHALTFDDIAWFVERSPIPLVVKGVMRGDDARACVDAGATGIVVSNHGGRQLDGALATADALADVVEGVDGRGEVYVDGGIRRGQHAVKALALGARAVFVGRPVMWGLIVAGQPGVEGVMRGFQDEVERAMALCGVRSVDEIDGSLLARPGVGGA, from the coding sequence ATGGACCTCGCGGATCTGGAAGCCGAGGCGAAGGCGGCGATCGAGTCGACCTTCTACGACTACATCGCCGGCGGCGCCGAGGACGAGCTCACCCTCGACGACAACGAAGCGGCCTGGGCCCGGATCCGGCTGCGACCGAAGGTGCTGCGCGACGTCCGGACGATCGACACGTCGACGACGGTTCTCGGGGCGAAGGTCGCGAGTCCGGTCGGCGTCGCGCCGATGGCCATGCAGCACAAGGCGAACGAAGCCGGACCGGTCGCGACTGCGCGGGGTTGTGCGGCGACGGATACGCTCTTCTGCATGGGGCTCTTCGGGGCGGGCTCCGCGAAGGAGGTCGCGGCGGTTCCCGGCGACGCGCCGAAGTGGCTGCAAGTCTACGTGATGGCGGATCGGGAGCGGAGCGTCGACGCGATCGCCCGGAGCGCCGAGCAGGGCTACCAGGCGGTGGTGATCACCGTGGACGTGGCGCGCCAGGGCAACCGACGTCGCGACGCCCGAAACCGCTGGACCTTCCACCAGGCGGACGGGCAGGTCGAGGACCCGAACGAGCTCTTCGATCACGCGCTCACCTTCGACGACATCGCCTGGTTCGTCGAACGGTCGCCGATTCCGCTCGTCGTGAAGGGCGTGATGCGCGGGGACGATGCGCGGGCCTGCGTCGACGCGGGGGCGACGGGGATCGTCGTGTCGAATCACGGAGGTCGCCAGCTCGACGGCGCGCTCGCGACGGCGGACGCCTTGGCCGACGTCGTCGAAGGGGTCGACGGGCGTGGAGAGGTCTACGTCGACGGCGGGATCCGGCGCGGACAGCACGCGGTGAAGGCGCTCGCGCTCGGCGCCCGGGCGGTCTTCGTCGGGCGTCCGGTCATGTGGGGACTGATCGTCGCCGGACAGCCCGGCGTCGAAGGCGTGATGCGCGGCTTCCAGGACGAGGTCGAACGCGCGATGGCGCTCTGCGGCGTCCGGTCGGTGGACGAGATCGACGGGAGTCTCCTCGCGCGTCCAGGCGTCGGCGGCGCATGA
- a CDS encoding cytochrome P450, whose amino-acid sequence MPNHENRDDIGLLDRFFYLDPWNGFEWMRDNAPVYWDPTADGGLWGISRYEDIMAIAKDPDTFCSGKSSRPERDSWIPSMINLDEPLHKRRRSIVNRGFTPRRVQDQEAKLRALTISLIDDVIEQGECDFVRDIARWIPMVAIGDMLGVEPEDREQLLEWSDWMLGGGEIADVMDDEERREKQRSYTQGYFEYQAKVIADRKVNPRDDLVSLLVSGRVDGEGLNDEEILQESLLILIGGDETTRHVMTGGLEQLMRNPDQKQKLMDDPSKIEVGVEEMLRWVSPIANMNRTLTRDTELHGEKLSEGDRVLLLYPSGNRDDRAFENPDTFDVERWPNRHVAFGGYGVHHCLGASLARLELKILFEEVLTRMPDIHFASEEPLKRRPNNFITGIEEFPVKFTPGKRSDA is encoded by the coding sequence ATGCCGAATCACGAAAACCGCGACGACATCGGTCTGCTCGACCGCTTCTTCTATCTCGACCCCTGGAACGGCTTCGAGTGGATGCGGGACAACGCGCCGGTCTACTGGGACCCGACGGCGGACGGCGGACTCTGGGGCATCAGTCGCTACGAAGACATCATGGCGATCGCGAAGGACCCCGACACCTTCTGTTCGGGCAAGAGCTCGCGGCCGGAACGCGACAGCTGGATCCCGTCGATGATCAATCTCGACGAGCCGCTCCACAAGCGCCGCCGCTCGATCGTGAACCGCGGCTTCACGCCGCGCCGGGTGCAGGACCAGGAGGCGAAGCTCCGCGCGCTGACGATCTCGCTGATCGACGACGTGATCGAGCAGGGCGAGTGCGACTTCGTCCGGGACATCGCGCGCTGGATCCCGATGGTCGCGATCGGAGACATGCTCGGCGTCGAGCCCGAGGACCGCGAGCAGCTCCTCGAGTGGAGCGACTGGATGCTCGGCGGCGGCGAGATCGCCGACGTGATGGACGACGAGGAGCGACGGGAGAAGCAGCGGAGCTACACGCAGGGCTACTTCGAGTACCAGGCGAAGGTGATCGCCGACCGCAAGGTCAACCCGCGCGACGACCTCGTCAGCCTCCTCGTCTCGGGGAGGGTCGACGGCGAAGGGCTCAACGACGAGGAGATCCTGCAGGAGAGCCTGCTGATCCTGATCGGCGGCGACGAGACGACGAGGCACGTCATGACCGGCGGCCTCGAGCAGCTGATGCGAAACCCCGACCAGAAGCAGAAGCTCATGGACGACCCCTCGAAGATCGAGGTGGGCGTCGAAGAGATGCTCCGCTGGGTCTCACCAATCGCGAACATGAACCGGACCCTCACCCGGGACACCGAGCTCCACGGCGAGAAGCTCTCGGAAGGCGACCGGGTGCTCCTCCTCTATCCGTCGGGCAACCGCGACGATCGGGCGTTCGAGAACCCGGACACCTTCGACGTCGAGCGATGGCCGAACCGCCACGTCGCGTTCGGGGGCTACGGCGTCCACCACTGCCTGGGTGCGAGCCTCGCGCGTCTCGAGCTGAAGATCCTCTTCGAGGAAGTGCTCACCCGGATGCCCGACATCCACTTTGCGAGCGAAGAGCCGCTCAAGCGTCGACCGAACAACTTCATCACCGGGATCGAAGAGTTCCCGGTGAAGTTCACACCCGGAAAGCGGAGCGACGCCTGA